The following proteins are co-located in the Carassius gibelio isolate Cgi1373 ecotype wild population from Czech Republic chromosome A9, carGib1.2-hapl.c, whole genome shotgun sequence genome:
- the LOC128019678 gene encoding uncharacterized protein LOC128019678 isoform X1 translates to MANNRPEAANLGSASQGPLATQLLQRLESRITDTLSQPYFNLDYFQYVVNQEAFILTSASSILNIPAEIVECLLSLQRMIHAALSQESPCVFIREGGRGRPKFCFSEELLSRLIDMPLPVSCIANLLGVSQSTIFRRMHELRLSTRLTYSSLSDSELDDAVISIKTRIPNAGYRMVKGCLQSNGHRVQWNRIKESMHRVDAPGILERMTQLGCIVRRTYFVQRPLSLVHVDTNHKLIRYNIVIFGAIDGYSRKVHHFFFFYCFYYSALFFLYMFVFMYSLLIDCIWVRPYYYYYYYYFFSFLNPKRIMTKPNSNNCLILVFANSFFRFSIELRH, encoded by the exons ATGGCTAACAACAGACCTGAGGCTGCCAACCTAGGCTCAGCATCACAG GGACCACTGGCTACTCAGTTACTGCAGCGTCTGGAATCAAGGATCACTGACACGTTAAGTCAACCATACTTTAATTTGGACTACTTCCAGTACGTTGTAAATCAGGAAGCCTTTATTCTGACATCTGCATCTAGCATTTTAAACATCCCAGCTGAAATTGTGGAGTGTCTTTTATCCCTTCAAAGAATGATCCACGCAGCTCTTTCCCAAGAGAGTCCTTGTGTTTTTATTAGAGAAGGAGGACGCGGCCGACCAAAATTTTGTTTTTCTGAGGAGCTGCTGTCCCGGCTCATTGACATGCCCTTACCAGTGTCTTGTATCGCCAACCTGCTGGGTGTCAGCCAAAGTACAATTTTCCGGCGTATGCATGAACTCAGGTTGTCCACAAGACTTACATACAGCAGTTTATCTGACAGTGAACTGGATGATGCTGTCATCTCCATAAAAACCAGGATCCCAAACGCAGGATACAGAATGGTTAAAGGTTGTCTCCAATCAAATGGACATAGAGTTCAGTGGAATCGCATCAAGGAGTCCATGCACAGAGTTGACGCTCCAGGAATTTTGGAAAGAATGACACAGCTGGGTTGCATCGTCAGGAGGACATACTTCGTACAGCGGCCTTTGTCATTAGTGCACGTGGACACTAACCATAAGCTCATAAg GTACAACATCGTCATATTTGGAGCAATAGATGGTTACTCAAGAAAggtgcatcactttttttttttttactgcttttatTATAGTGCTTTATTCTTCCTGTATATGTTTGTGTTCATGTATTCACTGTTGATAGACTGCATATGGGTCCgtccgtattattattattattattattattttttttcatttttgaatccAAAACGTATAATGACAAAACCAAATTCAAATAACTGTCTGATTTTGGTTTTTGCAAATTCATTTTTTCGTTTCTCCATTGAATTAAGACATTAA
- the LOC128019679 gene encoding uncharacterized protein LOC128019679 isoform X1 — MANNRPEAANLGSASQGPLATQLLQRLESRITDTLSQPYFNLDYFQYVVNQEAFILTSASSILNIPAEIVECLLSLQRMIHAALSQESPCVFIREGGRGRPKFCFSEELLSRLIDMPLPVSCIANLLGVSQSTIFRRMHELRLSTRLTYSSLSDSELDDAVISIKTRIPNAGYRMVKGCLQSNGHRVQWNRIKESMHRVDAPGILERMTQLGCIVRRTYFVQRPLSLVHVDTNHKLIRYNIVIFGAIDGYSRKVHHFFFFYCFYYSALFFLYMFVFMYSLLIDCIWVRPYYYYYYYFFFSFLNPKRIMTKPNSNNCLILVFANSFFRFSIELRH; from the exons ATGGCTAACAACAGACCTGAGGCTGCCAACCTAGGCTCAGCATCACAG GGACCACTGGCTACTCAGTTACTGCAGCGTCTGGAATCAAGGATCACTGACACGTTAAGTCAACCATACTTTAATTTGGACTACTTCCAGTACGTTGTAAATCAGGAAGCCTTTATTCTGACATCTGCATCTAGCATTTTAAACATCCCAGCTGAAATTGTGGAGTGTCTTTTATCCCTTCAAAGAATGATCCACGCAGCTCTTTCCCAAGAGAGTCCTTGTGTTTTTATTAGAGAAGGAGGACGCGGCCGACCAAAATTTTGTTTTTCTGAGGAGCTGCTGTCCCGGCTCATTGACATGCCCTTACCAGTGTCTTGTATCGCCAACCTGCTGGGTGTCAGCCAAAGTACAATTTTCCGGCGTATGCATGAACTCAGGTTGTCCACAAGACTTACATACAGCAGTTTATCTGACAGTGAACTGGATGATGCTGTCATCTCCATAAAAACCAGGATCCCAAACGCAGGATACAGAATGGTTAAAGGTTGTCTCCAATCAAATGGACATAGAGTTCAGTGGAATCGCATCAAGGAGTCCATGCACAGAGTTGACGCTCCAGGAATTTTGGAAAGAATGACACAGCTGGGTTGCATCGTCAGGAGGACATACTTCGTACAGCGGCCTTTGTCATTAGTGCACGTGGACACTAACCATAAGCTCATAAG GTACAACATCGTCATATTTGGAGCAATAGATGGTTACTCAAGAAAggtgcatcactttttttttttttactgcttttatTATAGTGCTTTATTCTTCCTGTATATGTTTGTGTTCATGTATTCACTGTTGATAGACTGCATATGGGTCCgtccgtattattattattattattatttttttttttcatttttgaatccAAAACGTATAATGACAAAACCAAATTCAAATAACTGTCTGATTTTGGTTTTTGCAAATTCATTTTTTCGTTTCTCCATTGAATTAAGACATTAA
- the LOC128019680 gene encoding neurexophilin-2 gives MQILSAVLLLFCLHKCCWKVTCRRVHIQEVGLVDWGEVENEEHPSPKSASPRILNPLRLFARGSPGFKSNRREITYLENIEDSWDWLSNQTDVREAQSRTKRRPIVKTGKFKKMFGWGDFNSNIKTVKLNLLITGKIVDHGNGTFSVYFRHNSTGLGNVSVSLVPPSKVVEFEIPQQSTLETKDSKSFNCRIEYQKTDRSKKTSHCSYEPSNTCYQESTQSHVSWLCSKPFKVICIYIAFFSTDYKLVQKICPDYNYHSDMPYASTG, from the coding sequence TGTTGTTGGAAGGTCACATGCAGAAGAGTCCATATTCAAGAGGTAGGTCTCGTGGATTGGGGGGAGGTTGAAAATGAGGAGCACCCCTCCCCCAAAAGTGCCAGCCCCCGCATTCTCAACCCCCTGCGCCTTTTCGCCCGGGGATCCCCTGGGTTCAAGAGCAACAGGAGGGAGATTACATATTTGGAAAACATCGAGGACTCTTGGGACTGGTTATCTAACCAGACAGATGTCAGAGAGGCGCAGAGCAGGACTAAACGCAGACCAATCGTGAAAACGGGCAAGTTTAAAAAGATGTTCGGCTGGGGTGACTTCAACTCCAACATCAAAACTGTGAAACTAAATCTCCTCATTACAGGCAAGATAGTGGACCACGGCAACGGCACGTTCAGCGTTTATTTCCGCCACAACTCCACGGGCCTGGGGAACGTCTCCGTAAGCCTGGTGCCGCCTTCCAAGGTGGTGGAGTTTGAGATCCCCCAGCAGTCCACCCTGGAGACAAAAGACTCAAAATCTTTCAACTGTCGTATCGAGTACCAGAAAACAGACCGCAGCAAAAAGACTTCACACTGCAGCTATGAACCGTCCAACACGTGTTACCAAGAATCCACCCAGAGCCACGTGTCCTGGCTCTGCTCGAAACCCTTCAAAGTCATATGCATCTACATCGCCTTCTTCAGCACTGACTATAAACTGGTGCAGAAAATCTGCCCAGATTACAACTATCACAGTGACATGCCGTATGCATCCACGGGTTAA
- the LOC128019676 gene encoding G2/M phase-specific E3 ubiquitin-protein ligase-like, which yields MQQWQRQKKTSPKCRLKVTFFAEAGIDNGALTKEFLTEMLVEIEKRLFVEGPDKKGKNPVYCLNSLDCNYFRTAGEVMAASLAQGGPCPNFLREWCFSYLCSGDSDSIQVSASDVTDLELSQLIVKINTANDDNISDLIGDIVTCGYTGIVSVDKRDSIIRAVILHSTMRLIPMLDQLRKGLQLYELPKIMNTHQDLCQPLFVTGEDDKVDAVFILENSRPVFSEIGSAKHRMETNIMNFFQDYLQEIEDSEQDGPSNNSIAPESLTVGRIMQWLTGQGHKPLLPSEKKDFVINVKFHHDCDTQHTVCFPIVSACSRTVTFPSAHLKTFSEFKNIMTLAICHGQTFDRV from the exons ATGCAACAGTGGCAACGGCAGAAGAAGACCTCACCCAAATGTAGACTTAAGGTCACATTCTTTGCCGAGGCAGGCATTGATAATGGTGCCCTTACCAAAGAATTCCTCACAG AAATGCTGGTAGAAATAGAAAAAAGACTCTTTGTTGAAGGTCCAGATAAGAAAGGGAAGAATCCCGTTTACTGCCTTAACAGTTTGGACTGTAATTACTTCAG GACTGCAGGAGAAGTCATGGCAGCTAGTCTGGCACAAGGCGGACCTTGCCCTAACTTCCTGCGTGAATGGTGCTTCAGTTATCTCTGCTCTGGTGACTCTGACAGCATTCAAGTGTCTGCCAGTGATGTCACAGATTTGGAACTTTCACAGCTAATTGTAAAG ATAAACACCGCCAATGATGACAACATCAGCGACCTGATTGGTGACATTGTGACCTGCGGATACACTGGAATCGTGTCTGTGGATAAAAGGGACAGCATAATAAG AGCTGTTATACTTCACTCCACCATGAGACTCATCCCGATGCTCGACCAGCTCAGAAAAGGCCTGCAGCTCTATGAACTACCAAAGATCATGAATACCCATCAAGACCTTTGCCAACCACTGTTTGTTACAGGGGAAGATGATAAG GTAGATGCAGTCTTCATTTTGGAGAACAGCCGCCCTGTCTTCAGTGAGATTGGTTCTGCCAAACACCGCATGGAAACAAATATCATGAACTTTTTCCAGGACTACCTTCAGGAAATTGAGGATTCTG aacaagatGGCCCAAGCAACAACAGTATTGCTCCAGAAAGTTTGACTGTTGGACGAATCATGCAGTGGCTCACCGGACAGGGACACAAGCCCCTTCTGCCTAGTGAAAAGAAGGACTTTGTCATAAATGTGAAATTCCACCATGACTGTGACACACAGCACACTGTTTGTTTTCCTATTGTCAGCGCCTGCAGTCGTACAGTCACATTTCCCTCAGCACACCTGAAAACATTCAGTGAATTCAAAAACATTATGACATTAGCAATATGCCATGGGCAAACTTTTGACAGGGTGTAA
- the LOC128019678 gene encoding uncharacterized protein LOC128019678 isoform X2 yields the protein MANNRPEAANLGSASQGPLATQLLQRLESRITDTLSQPYFNLDYFQYVVNQEAFILTSASSILNIPAEIVECLLSLQRMIHAALSQESPCVFIREGGRGRPKFCFSEELLSRLIDMPLPVSCIANLLGVSQSTIFRRMHELRLSTRLTYSSLSDSELDDAVISIKTRIPNAGYRMVKGCLQSNGHRVQWNRIKESMHRVDAPGILERMTQLGCIVRRTYFVQRPLSLVHVDTNHKLIRYNIVIFGAIDGYSRKGQGR from the exons ATGGCTAACAACAGACCTGAGGCTGCCAACCTAGGCTCAGCATCACAG GGACCACTGGCTACTCAGTTACTGCAGCGTCTGGAATCAAGGATCACTGACACGTTAAGTCAACCATACTTTAATTTGGACTACTTCCAGTACGTTGTAAATCAGGAAGCCTTTATTCTGACATCTGCATCTAGCATTTTAAACATCCCAGCTGAAATTGTGGAGTGTCTTTTATCCCTTCAAAGAATGATCCACGCAGCTCTTTCCCAAGAGAGTCCTTGTGTTTTTATTAGAGAAGGAGGACGCGGCCGACCAAAATTTTGTTTTTCTGAGGAGCTGCTGTCCCGGCTCATTGACATGCCCTTACCAGTGTCTTGTATCGCCAACCTGCTGGGTGTCAGCCAAAGTACAATTTTCCGGCGTATGCATGAACTCAGGTTGTCCACAAGACTTACATACAGCAGTTTATCTGACAGTGAACTGGATGATGCTGTCATCTCCATAAAAACCAGGATCCCAAACGCAGGATACAGAATGGTTAAAGGTTGTCTCCAATCAAATGGACATAGAGTTCAGTGGAATCGCATCAAGGAGTCCATGCACAGAGTTGACGCTCCAGGAATTTTGGAAAGAATGACACAGCTGGGTTGCATCGTCAGGAGGACATACTTCGTACAGCGGCCTTTGTCATTAGTGCACGTGGACACTAACCATAAGCTCATAAg GTACAACATCGTCATATTTGGAGCAATAGATGGTTACTCAAGAAAg GGTCAGGGGAGATGA
- the spopla gene encoding speckle-type POZ protein-like A — MSGVPTPPPPGEMSSGPVAESWCYTQVKVVKFSYMWTINNFSFCREEMGEVLKSSTFSSGPNDKMKWCLRVNPKGLDDESKDYLSLYLLLVSCPKSEVRAKFKFSLLNAKREETKAMESQRAYRFVQGKDWGFKKFIRRDFLLDEANGLLPDDKLTLFCEVSVVQDSVNISGQSNMNMLKVPECQLSDDLGNLWECSRFTDCTLYVGGQEFKAHKSILAARSPVFNAMFEHEMEESKKNRVDISDVEPEVFKEMMGFIYTGKAPNLEKMADSLLAAADKYALERLKVMCEEALCNSLSVENVADTLILADLHSAEQLKAQAIDFINRCSVLRQLGCKDGKNWNSNHATDIMETAGWKSMIQSHPHLVAEAFRALASAQCPHFGLPRKRLKQS, encoded by the exons ATGTCGGGGGTCCCAACCCCTCCTCCTCCAGGGGAGATGTCCAGTGGGCCTGTGGCTGAGAGCTGGTGCTATACCCAG GTCAAGGTAGTGAAATTTTCCTACATGTGGACCATAAACAACTTCAGCTTCTGTCGAGAAGAGATGGGTGAAGTATTGAAGAGCTCTACCTTCTCCTCAGGGCCTAATGATAAGATGAAATG GTGCCTACGGGTCAATCCGAAGGGACTCGATGATGAAAGTAAAGATTATCTATCGCTGTATTTGCTACTAGTTAGTTGTCCAAAAAGTGAAGTCAGAGCCAAGTTCAAGTTTTCTTTACTGAACGCTAAACGGGAGGAGACAAAAGCTATGG AAAGCCAAAGAGCCTATCGGTTCGTCCAAGGCAAAGACTGGGGCTTCAAAAAATTTATTAGGAGAGATTTTCTGCTTGATGAAGCAAATGGACTGCTACCAGATGATAAACTCACGTTATTTTGTGAG GTAAGTGTTGTCCAGGACTCTGTGAATATCTCCGGACAGTCCAACATGAACATGTTGAAGGTTCCGGAGTGTCAGCTGTCGGATGACCTGGGTAACTTGTGGGAATGCTCACGCTTCACGGACTGCACTCTATATGTGGGAGGGCAGGAGTTCAAAGCCCACAAATCCATCCTGGCAG CGAGGTCACCGGTCTTCAACGCCATGTTTGAACATGAAATGGAAGAGAGTAAAAAG AACCGGGTGGACATCAGCGATGTTGAACCAGAGGTTTTCAAAGAAATGATGGGCTTCATATACACAGGAAAAGCACCAAATTTAGAGAAAATGGCAGATAGTTTATTAGCCGCAGCTGATAAA TATGCTCTGGAGCGCTTAAAGGTCATGTGTGAGGAAGCCCTTTGCAACAGCCTCTCGGTGGAGAACGTGGCAGACACCCTCATCCTGGCCGACTTGCACAGCGCAGAGCAGCTCAAAGCACAGGCCATAGATTTTATCAACAG GTGCAGTGTCCTCCGACAGCTGGGCTGTAAAGATGGGAAAAACTGGAATAGCAA TCACGCCACGGACATAATGGAGACCGCGGGCTGGAAGTCAATGATCCAGTCTCATCCTCACTTAGTGGCGGAGGCTTTCCGTGCGCTCGCGTCAGCGCAGTGCCCCCACTTCGGTCTGCCCAGGAAGCGCCTAAAACAGTCGTGA
- the LOC128019679 gene encoding uncharacterized protein LOC128019679 isoform X2 — MANNRPEAANLGSASQGPLATQLLQRLESRITDTLSQPYFNLDYFQYVVNQEAFILTSASSILNIPAEIVECLLSLQRMIHAALSQESPCVFIREGGRGRPKFCFSEELLSRLIDMPLPVSCIANLLGVSQSTIFRRMHELRLSTRLTYSSLSDSELDDAVISIKTRIPNAGYRMVKGCLQSNGHRVQWNRIKESMHRVDAPGILERMTQLGCIVRRTYFVQRPLSLVHVDTNHKLIRYNIVIFGAIDGYSRKGQGR, encoded by the exons ATGGCTAACAACAGACCTGAGGCTGCCAACCTAGGCTCAGCATCACAG GGACCACTGGCTACTCAGTTACTGCAGCGTCTGGAATCAAGGATCACTGACACGTTAAGTCAACCATACTTTAATTTGGACTACTTCCAGTACGTTGTAAATCAGGAAGCCTTTATTCTGACATCTGCATCTAGCATTTTAAACATCCCAGCTGAAATTGTGGAGTGTCTTTTATCCCTTCAAAGAATGATCCACGCAGCTCTTTCCCAAGAGAGTCCTTGTGTTTTTATTAGAGAAGGAGGACGCGGCCGACCAAAATTTTGTTTTTCTGAGGAGCTGCTGTCCCGGCTCATTGACATGCCCTTACCAGTGTCTTGTATCGCCAACCTGCTGGGTGTCAGCCAAAGTACAATTTTCCGGCGTATGCATGAACTCAGGTTGTCCACAAGACTTACATACAGCAGTTTATCTGACAGTGAACTGGATGATGCTGTCATCTCCATAAAAACCAGGATCCCAAACGCAGGATACAGAATGGTTAAAGGTTGTCTCCAATCAAATGGACATAGAGTTCAGTGGAATCGCATCAAGGAGTCCATGCACAGAGTTGACGCTCCAGGAATTTTGGAAAGAATGACACAGCTGGGTTGCATCGTCAGGAGGACATACTTCGTACAGCGGCCTTTGTCATTAGTGCACGTGGACACTAACCATAAGCTCATAAG GTACAACATCGTCATATTTGGAGCAATAGATGGTTACTCAAGAAAg GGTCAGGGGAGATGA